ATTTAATTTCACTGATTTTGATCATATTTGATCATGATTTTGCATCAATGtgcattttccttcggcttagtctctttattcataaGGGTCgggtttagttttagttattgCAGCACTTGAAGTTAAACATACGTTTTTCAGTTATGTGTCAAGGCCACATATTTCTGTGtaacatttgctgtgtaaaaaaaGCTTCAAATAGCTGTCCGCAGAATAATttcacaaaattcattcatttattaattttcctttaacataattccttatttatcaggcgtcgccacagcggaatgaaccactaatttaacaaaatatacagtaaaaatgtaaactgctgtaattaaaaaatatatcaaaataaaaaatgtggtcggtgcggtggtgcagtgggtagcactgttgcttcacggcaagaaggtcactggtttgagccttggctgggtcagttggcatttctgtgtggagtttgcatgttctccctgtgttcgcatgggttttctccgggtgctctggtttcccccacaagtccaaacacatgcaatataggtgaattgggtaagctaaattggccgtagtgtatgcgtgcgaatgagtgtgtatggatgtttcccagtgatgcgttgcggctggaaggtcatccgctgcgtaaagcatatgctggataagttggcggttcattccgctgtggtggcccctgattaataaagggactaataaaataaactaaatgaatGATAATTCTGgaatatttttgatgaaatatttgATCAAAAAGTATCAGCACTTTAACCaacaatattaatacaatatgACCATAATGATATGATGTTCTTCTGTCAGAGTACTGGGCTCAGATGTTCAGTTGAGCGCTCCAGAGCGGAAGCACTACTCTGTAGATGAAAACACAGAACGCAGGAACCACTATCTGGATTTGGCTGGAATTGAGAACTACACTTCTCGATTCGAAGGTAAAAGCTTGACCTTCATCCTTtacattttgctaaatatttttcagATTGAGTTGCATTTGTAGTGTTTTGCTGCCACCATTTCACAGTTCTGAAACTGTTCACATTCACATACATGAGCGATGttaacatttatcatttataatatgTAATTAATAGTTACATCTGTACAATCTGTGGATGCACTTTATACAgttgacaatcgaaaaaatagtgcttaagggggctaatagatCATTTCAGTGTGGTCATATATCGTTatgaaactatttcataactgtaacaagagtcaATTCAATCGTAACTTaaagttaaaacagctatcataattttatttatcaatatatggcGTTTTTtgcattctcagaagctatagcaATTGGGAcaaggaccattgtttttgtttacatccctctaAATGCtctataatattgaccttaaaatggtttaaaaaaaaattaaaaactacttttattctagctgaaataaaccaagtgagactttatccagaagaaaaaatattataggaattactgtgaaaaattccttgctctgttaatcatcgttTACCAAATATTGAATAAATTCTTCAACTTTTCGACGTTTGACTTCAGCGGTATATTCCATCTTGCATGTATTTTTTCAACTCTCATTACTCCAGAAACATCTGCAGAGGAGCCTCCACAGGACGTCCCATCATCCCGTGTCCATCATCGCCGCTCTCAACCTGAGACCTCCATCCCTGTGGAGTCCTCTGGGAAATCCATCCCTTTTCTCCGGTCTCTCCGCAGCCGCAGCAAATCTGTGGGTTACACCACAGCTACAAACAAACCCAGCAAACTCCACGGGCATCACCCCATAACCTGGTGCCATCCGTCCCAACAGCAACAGCACCCTCTGCTGCACAGCTCCAGCAAACGCATGCGTGCCCGAACCCGAGAAACTACATCACCGTCCAGAAACCCCCAGGATAGAGATTCACACTGCAGGACGGCTCTTCATCCTGCAGGCGTCATTCCCGTTCCTCAAAGACATGAACACCATCACCATCATGagcatcaccatcatcaccaccatcatcattaCCACCCGGCGTAAGCCTGACCGAACCACACACTCTCATTAGCAGCGTTATAATATGCTGGCGTTTCATCAACCATATACACTCAGATCAATCATTACTGCACCAAAAGGGCTGAACCacttttttgttgcataaatttGTCAGTGTTTTGTAACTATGCgaaaggctcagtggttaggactttcacctcacagcaagcaggtcgctggtttgagtcccttctgggtcagttggcatttctgtgtggagtttgcatgttctccctgtgttggtgtgggtttcctccgggtgctccggtttcccacaccgtccaaacacatgcgctataggggaattgaataaactaatttggttAGTGTATgagtgattgtgtatgggtgtttcccagtactgggttgcagctggaaggccatccgctgtgtaaaacatatgctggataggttggcggttcattgcgctgtggcgacccctgataaataaagagactaagctaaaggaaaatgcaCATGAAGGTATGATCTAAATCAGTGAAATTAAATGTGTGGTGTGCAGCGCCTCCTTGTGGTtataaaagaaatgttttgtggAGTTTGCTTTTTGCGATTGGAACATTTATCAAGTCAGTACAGGCATAATTCTAGAAATAATTATgctaatatttgtgtgtgtgtgtgtgtgtgtgtgtgtgtgtgtgtgtgtgtgtgtgtgtgtgtgtgcgtgcgtgcgtgcgtgcgtgcgtgcgtgcgtgcgtgcgtgcgtgcgtgcgtgcgtgcgtgcgcgcgcgcgcgtgtgcgtgcgtgcgtgcgtgcgtgtgtgtgtgtgtgtgtaaggtgtAACGCTTTTTTCCTCAGGAGTTTTATAAGATTTATAGTTATGACCACTTTATGTATAATTATATGTTAGTTCATATATGTTTACTTAAATGTAACTGGTTTGcttattatatacactcactggccacattattaggtacacctgtccaactgttctttaacgcaaatttttaatcagccaatcacattgcagcaactcaatgcatttaggcatgtagacatggtcaagacgatctgctgcagttcaaaccgagcatcagaatggggaagaaaggggatttaagcgactttgaacgtggcatggttgttggtgccagactggctggtctgagtatttcagaaacggctgatctactgagattctcacgcacaaccatctctagggtttacagagaatggtctataaaagagaaaatgtccagtgaacggcagttctgtgggcgcaaatgccttgttgatgccagaggtcagaggagaatggccagactggttccggctgatagaaagtcaacagtaactcaaataaccactcgttacaaccgaggtctgcagaagagcatctctgaacacacatcatgtccaaccttgaggcggatgggctacagcagcagaagaccacaccgggtgccactcctgtcagctaagaacaggaaactgaggctacaattcacacaggcttgacaatagaagattggagaaacgtgccttatatcaacagttcaggctgctgctgttggtgtaatggtgtgggggatattttcttggcacactttgggcttattagtaccaattgagcattgtgtcaatgtcacagcctacctgagtattgttgctgaccatgtccacccctttatgaccacagtgtacctatcttctgatggctacttccagcaagataacgcaccatgtcataaagcgtaaatcatctcacGCTGTTtactttaacatgacaatgagttcactgtattcaaatggcctccacagtcaccagaactcaattcaatagagaacttcaggatgtggtgaaacgggagattcgcatcatagatgtgcagccaacagATCTGCAGCAGCTTGTGATGCTATAatatcaatatggagcaaaatctctgaggaatatttccagtaccttgttgaatttgtCACgtagtattaaggcagttctgaaggcaaaagggggtccaaactgGGTACTAGtaaggagtacctaataaagtggccggtgagtaggCTGCATTCAGTGTTGTTTAAACCAAAGGTAGTCTTTGCAATCATATTGCATGTTTATGTTGTGAATAGCGCTGCTAATATTATAGTAAATGGCATGCTTTATTGCAGATTATGgttaaaactaaaatacaatcaatgtaccaagtaaaataaaagattaaCTTAGGAAaattgccattatttactcacccttcacctttgttttgttgaacacaaaaggagacattttgaagaatccaGTAGCTGTtaacttccaaagtatttgtttctcctgctatggaagttaatggttgtcgtttgtgtgtgtgtgcgtgcgtgcgtgcgtgtgtgtgtatatatatatatatatatatatatatatatatatatatatatatatatatatatatatatatatatatatatgtatgtatatatgtatgtatgtatgtatgtatgtatgtatgtatgtatgtatgtgtgtgtgtgtgtgtgtgtgtgtgtgtgtgttcaacagaaaacagaaaaataCCAATTTTCATGACcatttattttttgagttttgcTAAAGGGAAATTTGTACATTTTGCTTGTATTTTAGTCAGTCATCtcaatttgtcaaaataaaaagcTGAATAAAAACAGAAAGATCATTGACACTGGATTCAGGATCTGTTTGCCCACTAATTTGCTTTCACTAATCCACCTTTAAAACACTCAGTGAAGATTAACAGAttattaacaagaattatttaaaaaaggctTTGAAGAAGCATGGACATCACCAAATCTGATTTGAAGTCAAAATGTGTATGaacattttacaagaaaaaaagtgtGTGAGAGGTGATACTGGGTACTTGGTTcactctaaaaaaataattaagcaCTTATGTTCATACACATTTTGACTTTGACTTCAAATTTGATTTTGACTTTGAATCAGATTTGATGTTCATGCTTCAAAGCCTTTTTTAATAAttcctgttaataatctgttaatCTTCACTGAGTGTTTTAAAGGTGCATTGGTGAAAGCAAATTAGAGGGCAAATAGATCCTGAATCCAGTCTCAATGATCTTTCTGTTTTTATTGAgctttttattttgacaaattgaGATGACTGACTAAAATAcaagcaaaatgtaaacatttcccTTTagcaaaactcaaaaaaaaaaaaaaaaactggtcatAAAAATTGGTATTTTTCTGTTTtcctttactttttatttatatattgtgaaTTTTAACCCAGAGAACTCTACAGCCAGAGAATGTCATTGCACCTACTCTTGTCTCATTGATGATCAATCAGCATATATAGGTAAGGGACTTATTATTTTCTTTCCAGCCATCCAAAACCTAATTGCTTTttaacctctctctctttctctctctctctctctctctctctctctctctctctctctctctctctctctctctctctctctctctctctctctctctctctctctctctctgtgtgtgtgttagccaTGAAACTATGAGACAGCTGCTTCTATAAATACCTAACAACCTCCCTCCTCTTACTCTCGCTCAGCACTGTTCTGTTCTCAGGCTGACACTCATGTAAACCCTATCTGAAAGAGAGCAGAAGAAACAACCACGccacgtctccaaaacccgactgTGTGCTTGACCTCAGGATCTGGAAAAGACAACAATGAAGACCTTAAAGTTCCTCTCAGCTGAAGGCTTCGTTCAAACCGGCCCAAATGCACGTCAAAACCTCCACTGCTTGTCCTACAATCTCTATCCAATCCTCTTCAAGGCTAGTTATCTGCACGAGGAGGCTTCGTTTCTTCACGACCTGGTGCGAACGTGGCCTCTGACTGAGCTGAACTTGCGAGAACTACTAGGACAGACGTCGGACTCTCCTGAAGATCTCACATCCAGCACTTGCAGACTCTGTCTTGAAGCTTTTCTCACAGGTTTGAGGGACTATGTGCTTCAAGCTCCAACCACTTATGCTAAAATCCTGCAAGTTGTGGATTTAATAGGCCTTCAGGACACTGAACACCAGATTTGTCAATGCAGACGGACTCTTGGGCGTTGGGCGCGCACTGAAATGCTCACCCGAATGTGTTATGAGACTATGGTTTCCATGCAAGCCGGCCAATCAGCACCGTCAGCATTCAATGTGGAGGTTGACGTCCGATTGGATGCGTTTGTGACCGGACGCAATTACGAGGTAGTCTCTCAGGCTCTGTTGCTGCGCAGACATTGCCCATTGAAACTGCAGTTTGTTGGTCTACGCGTGGATTCGTTGAGTCTCAGGAACCTGTTTTATCTTCTGAAGCTGGTGGAGTCACACGGCCTGCAGAAGCTGGAGGTGGTGCACAATGTTCATCTGGAGGCTCCGCACATTGAGGTGATGCTGTCTCAGCTGAAGTTCCCTCACCTGCGCTCGCTCACCTTCCCTGCCCAGGCTCTGAATGTGCACCGGCTGGGATTGGAGGATCAGGATCTCATGAGGGTTCTGGGGGAGCTCATGAGCAAACTGACTGAGCTGAGAGAGCTTTATCTGGGGTTCTCCACACTTACTGGACATCTGAGGAAACTGCTGAGGtaaacagtgttgccaactatttgcaatgaaaagtagctaaaccCTGCacgaaaagtagctaaatgttgccagatgacgtCACGCACTTATTTTCATATCAGTGACGTCATCACGTAGTGTGTGACAAGCGTAAGCCCGTCATGTCTCACTCTCTGAGGcgctgtgtattatattatattaaaacattagatccagatgcacaataaataggttcttataaacatattacttttattaattatttatttatttttattttattattatttattaattaattactaacatattaagatattaacatattaaggttcttattaacatattactttgcatGATGACGTCATTGAGTAATTGCAACTCAGAACTACATCTTCATGTAGcctacaaaataattaatgttttcctaaattgactg
This DNA window, taken from Danio aesculapii chromosome 19, fDanAes4.1, whole genome shotgun sequence, encodes the following:
- the LOC130246484 gene encoding naked cuticle-like protein 3 isoform X3; the protein is MGKLQSKPACKRRENPEGDAFKEIDCSGESDRNKQHVIRGSSRPLVTGGERKQSQDLCAREAEEDRLSDHYCSLQVTLPPQRLLETSQSFLSCPETGRQHQHKDSVKRSGKTDNKLSLMQTICELVEASVKQLVLSNGTTLRVKLSVTPLTSRKTYRKDAGISLNERDQVDEAVHHAENTQIRVLGSDVQLSAPERKHYSVDENTERRNHYLDLAGIENYTSRFEETSAEEPPQDVPSSRVHHRRSQPETSIPVESSGKSIPFLRSLRSRSKSVGYTTATNKPSKLHGHHPITWCHPSQQQQHPLLHSSSKRMRARTRETTSPSRNPQDRDSHCRTALHPAGVIPVPQRHEHHHHHEHHHHHHHHHYHPA
- the lrrc14b gene encoding leucine-rich repeat-containing protein 14B; the encoded protein is MKTLKFLSAEGFVQTGPNARQNLHCLSYNLYPILFKASYLHEEASFLHDLVRTWPLTELNLRELLGQTSDSPEDLTSSTCRLCLEAFLTGLRDYVLQAPTTYAKILQVVDLIGLQDTEHQICQCRRTLGRWARTEMLTRMCYETMVSMQAGQSAPSAFNVEVDVRLDAFVTGRNYEVVSQALLLRRHCPLKLQFVGLRVDSLSLRNLFYLLKLVESHGLQKLEVVHNVHLEAPHIEVMLSQLKFPHLRSLTFPAQALNVHRLGLEDQDLMRVLGELMSKLTELRELYLGFSTLTGHLRKLLSPLNTPLECIELANCSINALDMAYFANSLHSEHLVKLDLSGHEVADIFPNTFRKLLQRCSGTLMSLGLEECGLDDEKLDLLTQALTPCHRLQELKILGNPLTSAALRQLFNTLANAFPVLRYVELPVPRDCYPESVTYPLDDRTLVDYDSEKFQQARTELVGILQREGKGHVEVCTPLFGVYDADINETSNELGVSMLSSFNNVIGNFIDTVNTVTQRREHRLME